A segment of the Corvus hawaiiensis isolate bCorHaw1 chromosome 16, bCorHaw1.pri.cur, whole genome shotgun sequence genome:
GCAACCAACAAGGTCACGTGTTTTATGCTTTAGTGGTTGCAGTTGATGGCTTTGAATGTAGAATGTGTGTTCCTTGCTGGGGGCCTCTTTAGTTTCTGCCTTTATCATTGCACTTCAAAGAACATTTGATGCACTGCATTGAGGACGTCTTAAAAGAGAATTTCTCCCTTTTGCAAGAAGTATGCGGACTGTGGTTTATCATGAAAACtagcagtaaaataaataatattgggttgaacaagtgaaaaaatCTGCATGTTTTCTTTGCAATCTGAATgactaggggtttttttttttttcttggaaaataaagaggagagTCAGTTTCATGATTTCTTAATTAgcattatttgcattttacattaatttaaCAGATATTCCCAGTTAAACCAGATGATAGGAATAGCAGAGATTATGGCAGGTACTGTAGGTTGTCATGTTTCGATGGCAGATTCCCCCCTGTTTGAAACCGGCTCAGCACTCTGGTGAAAGCTGGTACTCTGATGTGCCTCTGGCCACAAAACAGCAGTTTTCCTGCTTTAGCACACCCTTCACTGCTGTAAACTCCTGTAGGAaactgaagaagagaaaaaccagGTACCTGATGCAGAAAGAGCTGCAGAATGTGCTGTTGGAAGGaaagccctgccctgctggctatggggctgctctgcactcctctgccttcccctgtgATTCTCAGCAAGCTGTGGACAGGGCACACAGGAGTAGGTTGTgtaatggaaacatttttccaATTTAGTCTTaaaacttcattatttttttttctcttttcttttctaggcAACATGTCTCATCCAaggccatggctagggcttgaCCATTTCAATAAAGCCCCAAAGAGAAGTCGCTACACTTACCTTGAAAAAGCTATTAAAATCCATAACTGACTTACTTAACCAGATTGTCAAGGCAAGGGACAAAAataagtgtgtgtgtgcaccttTTTAACAACTGTAGAACTTTGGTACACGTGCACTATATCTGAAGTCTTCAGCAAGAGGATTTGCTGCTgatgttaattttattttgttgaggCTGTTCAGTTTGGCTTCTCTGTATCTATTGACTGCCCTTTTTGAGCAAAATGAAGGTGTTTTTATAAAAGCTTGGATGCCAATGAGAGTTATTTTATGGTAAACGTAATGCAAGGCAATTGTCAGCATAATGAGGGAAGAGTTTAGTAGAACAGTTGACATTGGCAAAATTATTTGTCTGTAGTACGTTTATAGATGGCATAAGCTGACTGGCTGCCCTTCCTGTGTGGTGTTCACCATCACTGCAGCTAGTAAATCTTATGTTTAGACTCACATcagatttatttccttcagttatactttaaatgacatttttgtgcatttgtaaatgcaaaagaaaaactcaCATCATCAATAAATAGCAATCTCTACTTCATTGTGTACATTGTTGGCACTTATTCGGGATTTTTGTCTCCTCCAGCTTCATAGAATCTTTTTTAATAAACtagttttcatttaatttagtCAATACTTTGCATCCCGTTTTACCAAGTGGATGCCCCGAGTCCTAAAATGAGATATTTGGgtctttttattaaatttccAACCATTGAGAAATACCATTGCGATTGATTATGCCATCTTCTGGCAAATAGAATGACACTCAAAAGTTGGCAAAAGCAAGTGAAAAGATTATAAATATCATTAATTTAGTTACCATGGGAAGAGATGGGGAAAACACAAGAACTAGCCTTTTAGCACAGAGGGCATGCTCACTAGTGTTTAGTAAGCTGTTGACTTTGtataaaaaaggaggaaaaaaaaacgaaaaaagaagaaaaaaaacgaaaaaagaaattgtatatTTAATGAATGAACATGTACAATTTAACACTTGGAGGTTAATTTTATTGAGTGAGTCTGCAAGTGAATTTCACTGATGTTGATATTCATTGTGTGTAGTTTTATTTCAGTCCCCAGactgcttccttttctttggaGCTAATGCCAGCCGCGTGTCTAGTTTTGAGTGCAGTAAAGATAGAATCAGCAATTCACACTTAATTTTACAttcttttccagtattttattttgtttctgtagcCGCAGTGTACAACTCCTCTTCCTGTATATTGCCTTTTTTTGCTGGAAAATGTTGTATGTTGAATAAAATTTtctataaaattttttttgatgAGTGATGACATGGACATTGAAGAAGATTTCTCCTCTCCTTGGAAATAGAGTTTTgagaaacattttcattcatGAGATTTTGCTAaaggtgtgggtttttttccttaagtgttGACAATTGTATAATCCTCATTCGTTGTTTTGGGGAAActttgtggggttttctgtttaatagttttggggtttggagttttttttgggtttttggtttttttatgtcCTAACTAGTAACATTTGAACTTAACAAATAAAAGGTTTTCCAGGAAGGAGCCATGTACAAAAAagacaaatggaaaaattattttactagTTTGTTTGTAAAGCTTGTAGTAGAGTCTTTGTGGTAGACTGGACTCTTCCTGCCTGTACAAAATTTTGTGGTCCAGATTCTCAAGTCTATTGCTATAAATGGTGTAAAGTGAAATCTGGAGTCTCTAAAGGTAAGGTCTCTTCATAGAGTAAATAGATTCCCTCCCTAGTGTGTTCCTTGTATTCATAACCAAAACAGAAGGTGCAAGTTCTAGGTATGTTTGATTCTCTTTTTAGTTTGTATCTTGCAGTGCTTTAAACTGTCTCTTATTTCCAGTCAAGGCAGActagtttacttttttttttgttgtctgaGTGTGTAGGTTAGCGATAGAGGGAAGTGCTTAACTGGCACGCCCTAAGTGGAGAAAGCTTTCCTTTGCTTCAAATTTCCCTCAAGCTGATGAGAATTGCACCATCCCAGTGGTGTTTTTACTGGTACTTGGATTGTCTCTACAGGCTTTCAGTAAATACCAGGATTTGTTTCCGAGCTGTTCTGTGAAATAAGAGGCTCTGGTCAGCAGTAGTAAGCCCTAATTATATATAGTGTTGTTTAGACTGATATAAAATTGAGCTTGTATCTGAATGTCACTAAGTTTTCACATTAATTTATGGAATGTTGGCAGCTTTTAGGGACTATCTTAAGAAACACAATCCTTcctatttcagaagaaaaagccGCTAACAGATTTTGGGTGCCTTTTGGTTTTTAGATGACTGGATTTTATGTGCTTCAGTATTTGTGCTATTCCCACACTAGTTTGGTGAAGTCCATACTTTGGGGCATTCCATATGCAGTTTTCAATGACTGAaggattttctgaaaaaaaattttttggaGCACAAGTTAACTTGTTGTTCAAATATGGAAATACACCTATGAAGAGAAGAGGAGGACAGGAGGGTTTCTCAGGTGCAGTATGTTTGTttagttcatttaaaaaaatttacaagaaTACAGTCTTCAAAACTGCCAtgaatttcatttctttattcAGATTTTGGAGTTATCTGGATAATAGACAGTGAATGCATTAAATTAAGGTAATGGTAATATAAGTGTTAAGCAATAAGGATGTAATTTCATGGTACGCAGCATCAGAGCAACATGTTGTTAACAGCCCATCCGAATTCTCCCTACGAAAATAGCGAGCGTTGTTCCTGTAGATTTATATAGTGCCTTTTATCCTAAAGGAGTCCAAAGCATTCTGTGAAATCTGAGCAGATCACACCAGTGACATAGTTGCTGCCTAGAGAGTgacagccagccccagcccccttCAGCCGCCCAGGCTGGCATAGCGACCCCGACCAGGCAGTGCTGCCGCAGGACGCGCCAGGGCCCGGCCGTGGCCTTCCCGCAGGACTAGCAGAGCGAGTGCCTCCCGCATCCCGGATCtacctcagctgctgccctccGGAGCTCCGTGCCAGCATTCCCGAGCCAGCATTCCCGAGCCAGCGTCCCCGCCCGGCCTCTGGAGCTCGGACCCGCCCGGCCGTGGGCGCTGCGCTGGCTGCGGGCGGCAGCGCCCACATCGGAGCCACGCTGGGGGGTTGCTGTTTGATATCCTCTGTGAGAAATCATTTTCTGTAGGAACTGTACatattgtaaataaaatagCCTAGGGTAAACACTGCATTGGTGTCTTGGCCCTTCATTTTGGAGAGGATTGGGAGTTACAGCCTGTGGGTCGCTCAGAACTCAGGGAGATTTTGGTTAGATCAGGTAGATGAAGTTTGCAAAATTCAGCCAAATTGTGTCAGGAATGGCATTAGTAATATAAGGTGTGCTGGCCAGAAGGTAAATTCTGACTTGTACGTCAGCTTCCACATTTTGagcctttgtttttcctgtaacATTTTGGTATTGAGGTGCAGAGTGTCGCTGTTTGATGTGAGAGCAGTGAGTGTTCATTTATTGTTGGCTGTTAAACCTGCGTGGTCTTTGAGGTCAGAAAAAGGGGGCAGTGTTCACATGTGATATGTCCTAATCCAGCTCCAAATCTGTATTCAACTTAATTTCTGTCCCAGGTGATGTTGAAGTTAGCTGTATACCAAGCACAGCAGGGAATTAAATTTGCTATGGCTGGaagcctttattttttattaaacactTGTGTAAACTATTGTACCTGTAAATAGTGGTGTAAAAATGTCCTAACGACTTGTGTTAAATACCTCCTGCACATCTCAAgtcatatatttatataattccTTTGCTGTGTGCATATTCATGTGGATTTGGGTTTTGCACCTTTCCTGATGAATGTCACTGACTTGGTGCGTTATTTACCACTAATTAACAGCAAATCTTGTGGTTTCACAGCCAGattttaaaatggagaaaaatcttAGCATCCTAAAACAATGTGTGAATTGGTAAAGCCTGTTGTGCTGCCATCTGTGTGGCTGCCTTCGATCCTTGTGCGTTTCTGTTCCATTAGGTCACAGTGGGTTGGGTGACCAGAGGAGGGCGAGTCACTGACCTTGGTACGGAGGAGTGAaagctggggcagctgctctgggagtggCCTGGGTGTTGAGGGGGCTGGGGAGTGCTGGCTCTGAGTTTCATGTAGGGCCAGGGAAATGGTGGTTTAAGTTTTTACTTACATTGATTATGTTTTTTCACGTTTCACAGTCTGAAGACTGGGGTTTCTATAGTCTGAAGGCTGCAGTTCCGTGTTGAAGCAAAAATCAGTGCATATGGCCAGCCTAGCTTAACTAAACTATGGGATCAGCTCAGCAGGGGCAGTTTGTCCAATCTAAACCGTGGGATCAGCTCAGTAGGGGCAGTTTGTGATGCTGGCTTAGGATGGCAGGGTCGGTGGGCAGTGCCGTTTCTGGAGCTGATTTCTACGGCCGCCTTCAACCCCACAGTGTCCAACAGCCAGGACCTGCCCTCGCTGTGTCGCAGTGCCAGCCGccggaggagctgctgggggctcTGGCCTGGGCTCTGCCCGCTGTCGCTGACCCTTCCCGGTGTCGCTGACCCTTCCCGCTGTCGCTGACCCTTCCCGGTGTCGCTGACCCTTCCCGCTGTCCCTGCCCCGGTCCCCCGCGGGCGGAGCGCGCAGTGCGCCCCGTGCCCGGCAGGGGGCGGTGGCGGGCGATGGCCGGGACGGCGGCTGCGGCCACGGTCAGTGAGTGACCGAACAGCCGGACAGGGGACTGGtcacacacagcagggacaggagggctggtcacacacagcagggacaggggggctggtcacacacagcagggacagggcactGGTCACACACCGCGGGGACAGGGGACTGGtcacacacagcagggacaggggggctgGTCACACACCGCGGGGACAGGGCACTGGTCACACACCGCGGGGACAGGGGACTGGtcacacacagcagggacaggggggctggtcacacacagcagggacagggggctggtcacacacagcagggacaggagggctggtcacacacagcagggacagggcactGGTCACACACCGCGGGGACAGGGGACTGGTCACACACTGCTAGGACAGGGCACTGGTCACACACCGCGGGGACAGGGGACTGGTCACACACTGCTAGGACAGGGCACTGGTCACACACCGCGGGGACAGGGGACTGGTCACACCGCGGAGACAGAGGACTGGTCACACACTGCTAGGACAGGGCACTGGTCACACACCGCGGGGACAGGGGACTGGTCACACACTGCTAGGACAGGGCACTGGTCACACACTGCTAGGACAGGGCACTGGtcacacacagcagggacaggagggctGGTCACACACCGCGGGGACAGGGGACTGGTCACACACCGCGGGGACAGGGGACTGGtcacacacagcagggacagggcactGGTCACACACAGCGGGGACAGGGGGCTGgtcacacagcagggacagggcactGGTCACACACAGCGAGGACAGGGGGCTGgtcacacagcagggacaggagggctggtcacacagcagggacagggagcgtggtcacacagcagggacagggtttGGATAAGGAGCTTTTAGAGTTCCTGAAGTGCCCGGTAGTGCAGACCCTGTACTCAGAGCGGGGTAGAGGAgcagcccagtgctgctgcctctcgTCCCACCTGCCCTCAGCAAGCAGGGTGCTGATTCAATGTGAAAGCATTTATGATGTTATAACATAGATATACATGggtttcttctcttcctctgtttatttttccagccaGCAATAagctgcagcaggtgctgctgctgtcagtgttGAGAAGGTTCTGGCACCTCCTGGGCATTGCAATAGCAGGTATTTGATTTCACAAGATAAGTGACTGTAAAGTTCTATGTAGAGGTATGTCCCTGCTTTGGGAGATGATACAGTGCAGTGAGAAGGCCGAGAGGTAAAATCACGGCCTTGTGATGTGGTGACTTTTTTCAAGCTGTGTTTGCTgatatttcttctttgtgtgTTTGCCTTTTGGATTGTAGCTTGTTAGTGTAAAGGGGTGTCCCAGTGACCTGCATCTCTGCTCTGGGTGCAATGGGGCATGGAAGCAATGCAGACAGCAGATGTTTTGCCAATATTGTGAACAATTATAGGTTTATTTTCTTACCTCATACGTAACAGAGCAAAGACAGTATCATAAATTAGTGTTTTGTTAATAAATAATCAGCTACACTGTaccacccacagccctgcaggggtAGGTCCCATAggaagaagagcagagaaaaatgaaatctcaACCAGTCAGTTCCAGTGCAGAGAAGGTAGGAGCTTCTCTGAAACATCCATGTCCAAACCTTGGTTAGCGTTGGGCTGAGAGGTCCGGAGGAGTCTGTGTCCCAGCTGGGTGGGAGGTTTGAGAGGAGCTGAAGTACTCACCAGCTGGAAACTtcacagcacagggcagcaaATCAAATAGAGCATGAATTAAGTGACACTGCAAATTAGTCTTTaagtgcttttgttttaaagccAGTCCAACCATGTGGTGGTAAATTGGAGTTTACAGGTGGGTTCACCAGCAAGGGAGCTGCAGAACCTAAGCATACTCCTGTGAGTTTCCTAGCAGTAGTTTTATGTGCAGAATCTTATGCCATTAGGAAATTGAGGCTTTACATCATCTGGTTTCATAAAGTTTGTTTCTATAGTCTTTTGTATCTATAAATGTGAAACTGGCAGCAGGGGCAGTAATGGTCTGCATCCTTGAAGGCCCTCACAAAGAGAGGTACGAAGCAGCATCcaaagcagcacctgcagccaaAGAGGAGATGGACATGCACAGAATGATTACTGGCTGCATCTGTGatttttccctgccttgttCTGTCTGCCTTTTCACTGTATGAATCCACTTCTTTCCCAAGTCTGTTAACGTTTGAAGTATCTTCCAAAAAATTAATCTTCGCTTCTTACATCTTATGCATGAGTTGGTTTCTGAGCCTGATTCTAAATGACAGTTGGGAAGTAGACAACGTTGTACTAATTTCTGCTTGTCTTATGAAAAGTGAAACATCCTGGGTTAAATTTAGCAAGTTTGCATCCCCTGTAGCATGATGACTGTATCTAGAAAGGACAGGATGGCTTCTTATCAAGGGGAAAAGGGCAAACTGTCTGTATAAGCTCTAACTagaactttgatttttttaattactcatTTTTAACCTTCTGCTATGCTGAATCTCTAAAGTGCCCATGAAAACTTACCCAACCATGCACAGGCTCGTGCACAGGAGGTAGGACAGCTTGCCCAGTCTGTAGGTGACCTGGGTGGTGATGTGCTGGCGGCAGGAAGGACAGATTGTGGATGTTGGTTTGCTGGAGAAGATCCCTGCCACAATGATTGGAGGCTGGGAGACCAAATAAACTGAATtcaggaggagaggagaagcagcCCAATTAGAAccacaggaaatattttacaagTTATAAAGCCTTAACTGGGAGAATGTGGGCTCTTAAGGTGGCACCCATGTTATTGTTGATTTCAGGTATATTCCTTAGAACCACTGTGCTGGTTGTTCTGTGTGCCCCAATACATTGCACCTAAAACCAGCCAGTTTTACTCGGATAAGGACATACACAGGGAGTTGTCTGTGGGATAATCCCCGGAGTCAGGCAgtccccaccaccctctggTGGATGTACTCTGACACTGAGAATTTATCTTCTGATATTTAAAATCATATGAAAATGCTTGTTCTCCCTGAAGAGGTTTGAAGGATACAGAGGAACATTCTGAATCAACTTTTCAGTAGTTATGAGAAATTCATCGATGCAGTTACTCTAAAACCTAAATGCCATCAAACAGCTGCTAGTGCTGTCCCCAGTTAGACTCCAGCTCATGTTTTTGCAGTCTAGACTTGACTGTCATAATCCCTGAGGGGGATGCCCCTTGTGGGTACATGAAggatattttttcagaaatgtttttgggaaaaaaatactattttaaggATCCTAAAACAAGTTTAGGGTACAACTTCACACTGTAGCCTGAGGCAAAACTTGAGGAGTGGGAAGGTATCTGTTTCATAAATAGGATAGAGCATGTCTGAGTTCAAGTGCCTGCTGGTTTTAGggatatttaaaaatgtgtctCCTTTCCTCCTGTATGAGGTGTTATTGACTCTTCTTCAAAGCCTTTCCTCAGCATCTCCTTTGAGCTTCTCCACTTCCATAAAGGTGACTAGATCAGGAACACTGCCCTTAAAATGATTTATTCTGAAAGCCCTGGCTTCTGGCtgggcttttttggtttgtttgttttttttttaaaggggtACTTGTGTAGATTGGCTAATGCTGGAGAAGCAAGTCTGAGTCCCTTGTCTTAGTTTATCTTCTGACATCTCTGTGCAAATTTTCCAGTTTATGAGATTGAGATTGGGTCAGAAAACTCCCACCCTCTCTGTTGATTTTAAAACGAAACCTATTTCGCTTTTGTTGGCATGTGGCACGAGAGCTGTCAGGAGCACAACCCCTGCACTTACCGGGCTCCTCGATGGTGGTGGTTTCTCGGTAGGAGTAAGGCGGGGGAGAAGGAAACTCGTAGCCCCCTGTGCAAAGAAAACCAGGGCAAACTGTACAAGTGCAAACAGCTTCTGGCTCCCAAAAGCTGCGTGGAGTGAGACAAGAGGTGCCTCGCAGAGAGGGTGAAATCCAGCACAGGGAGAAACAGCCACTGTACTGACTCCTGGGTTTTTAAAGCCTGCAGTGACTGGCTGGTCTCACTTTCTGTATAACAAAAGCTGagaaaccaaataattttttaggaAAGGCAGCAACTTCGTCCATTCCAGCATAACACTGGCATGGTACTCAATCTTAATTTAAGGACTCCACTGATAACAGATCCACAGTACCTCTAATTTCAGTGATAACTGTCCTTACTCTGAGTATTTCGAGCCTTTTTACTAGCTTGAACTTCCTCAGCTTTCAACCAAGTTATTTCATCATACTCTTTGTTCTAGAAAACAAAGTTCAgagatctttttccttttgttttgggAGAAGGGAAGCTGGTGACTAAGACACCTCAAGGATTTTCAGTTCTCTTACTGATCTTTCAAATTAAGAATGCAATCAGCCTACctgaagtgaaataaattactgtattaaaaaatacattcatgGATACATTCAAAATAAACCCATGTACAAAACTTAACAGCCAGCTAGCGTGGTACCAAACTACTGGACTGAGTTTGGGAGAGGAGGACAGTCCCTATGAGAAATCTTGGTTGGTCAAGCCTGGACAGCATTGGAGAAACCCTCACCCCCAgacagagcagccctgagctgggagtCCAGCCTGTGCTCGAGCTTTTCAGAAACGATGTGAGTGCAACCAGGGAATGAGCCCACAGGGATATAAACTGGAATTTTCCAAAGTGAGACAAAATACAGtgacaaagatgaaaaaaacgTTAGCAATATTTTCTTGAATGGCTTGCCAGAAGCAGTAAAGATTTGCAACGGCATTTGGGTTTCGTGGTGATGGGGTGGTGTTCAGTTTTTGGCTTTGAGTGGTTTTCTGTttgatgtttttgtttgtttttagggGGTGTTatttgtagggaaaaaaattgtaaaaaaattaaaaccaaaataatttccttatgATCTAGAAAAGGAATGTTCTTAGTACAAGTCAGTTACCACTCGATGTGTTTTTGGGAAGGATCTGCTTCCTGCACAAGGACGAGACCCTGCAGCTCAGTGTTGGGTGTGTGCAGCCCCTGTCCCTTGGCTGAGTAGCTCTCAAGTGAGACTCCTTCTCCCCAGTCTCTTGCAAGCTCTGCTGAGCTTAGAAAGAGGCCAGGGAGATctttgaagacaaaaatatttacagggAGAGCTGATCAGAGTGAAATACTCTGAAAATGAGTCAGGTTTAGAGGCCCACGACTGACACATGGAGCCTCATTAGTCACCACCTGATCTCCCACTCGGATTTTTTCTTCAGTCCTGTCCCGTAAATGGCAATTTCCTCAGTAGCAGGAAGGTAAGGAAGGTGGAATCACTGCAGACAAGGAGTGCTGTGAGATACTTGTGTAGGTGTGAGAGCAGTGCCTggtttcagaaggaaaagccaaccCAGGAGCAGCAGTTCTTGGCACTCACTCGCAGCCCTGGAGCTGAATTGTCAGCGCTTCACCCATGGGCAGGGGTTGTTCATCCCTGTGGGAGTCTGGCTGCAGAACTCGCCTAGGCAGGGCAGCTCTGGCCAGCAGGGATGTCAGGGAAAAGGCCAGTCCTCTGTAAAACTAGATGGCAATTAAAGCAGGACATAACCCATCCACGTACAGAGTTCGCTGGCTGAACACATTTGCACGTTAGGAATATGAAATTATTGTAGCGACACTGCTGCAAAAAAGTGTGTGTTGTTCGAAAATTGACTAAACCAACAAAAATACTTACTGCCGCTTAATGGTGTTTCTGTTAGGAGATCCTACCCCAGCCCTGGGTTTTATATCCTGGCGCAGACGCTTTCTAACCCCATCACGTCCTGGAAAGGCCGGGCCCGAATGTGTTCAGCGACATGCAGGAAACCAACCCTCGGTGTGCCCAAGGAGCCCTGTGGCTGCTGTTTCCAAGCCCTCACTTACCGTCCTGGCCGCAGAACTGCGGGGCCGAGGGCTCCTGCCGGTGCGGCTCGTACATCACCATGGGCACTTCCCCGCGCGCCTTCTCCCCGAGCATCTCCGCGGCTCACCTGCCGAAGGGAGCGCATCATAAACCCTGCTGCACGCCCCTCTCCGTGCCCTGCATTTGCCAGTGcctctggagctcctggttcTCGCACTCGGGTGATGCTCAGAGGGAAAATCGCAGTTCTCACATTCTGGCTCTTTGTAGGCCGGAGCGCAGTCAGTTCCTGCCGCACTGCGCTTCACGATGAGGAAGGTGGAGAGTAGAAAATACCATCTTGGGGTGTTTCTTTGTGCTGGAAAGCGAAAAATGTTCCCCCAGAAAACACTATTCAAAGTGTGTAAACCCGTGACTGAAAGTGTTACCTCTGCAGAAAAgataacctttttttccccatggattGTCAAAATAATCAAGGAAGGGAAGAGCACACTTGGAGAACCTGTGAAAAAAACCTTCACATGTGATTAAGTCAGTGCAATCAGTGGCAATTCGGATCTGTCTTTCCTCGGGTTATTGTGCAACCTTATCACCATTGTTACCGCGACCAGCTTTGTCCTGTGAAACCATTGTCTCATCGGTAGGTGACAGGCTTTTGTTGGGAAACATCCTTATTATGTATGACTGCGTTCCCTGAGGCTCTGAGCAAGATCAGGCCACAAAATGTGTGTTTTGCAGGTGTTAGCAGAAGCTGATCCTCACAATAACGGCGGGTGGAACGAAGAGGACACGGATGGGgatgtgtttgtgtttctgtCAGTGGAAAGGCGTTAATTATTCCTAGCTGCCCCTTGAACCAGTATTAACTGGTTGATTTCCTACTAACATTTACTGTAGGAGTCCTTTgcagaagaaaggcacagggttTTTGCACAGGTCAGCGAGGAAGGGaagttttggggggaaaaggagCACAGATGCACAAACTGCCCGAGTGTGTGAGgtcaaagaaaagcaacagagGAGTTGCTGGGCAAGGCAGGATGGTCTCAACAGGTCTGTTCCCAAGGAGTGTTGGAGGGCAATATGGGTGGGGAGGACAAAAGAGGGGGGATCAGTAGTGCTGAGATAAAGCATCAGTCCctcagggaggaaaagaagaaggaatttGAAAATATCATCGGGGAAGAAGTGCTGCAATTTTCACAAATCTGGATGAACAGCAGGTGATATGGAAAATGGTAGGAGAATGAATAATAAAGGGAATAGGTAGGATGgtgtagagaaaaaaaccagaaatccaGCACTGGCCACGTTAAGGCCAAAGATGCCCcaggaa
Coding sequences within it:
- the LITAFD gene encoding lITAF domain-containing protein isoform X1, yielding MLGEKARGEVPMVMYEPHRQEPSAPQFCGQDGGYEFPSPPPYSYRETTTIEEPVYLVSQPPIIVAGIFSSKPTSTICPSCRQHITTQVTYRLGKLSYLLCTSLCMVGCCFGCCFVPLFVRAFKDADHYCPCCQFHIYRYKRL
- the LITAFD gene encoding lITAF domain-containing protein isoform X2, whose product is MLGEKARGEVPMVMYEPHRQEPSAPQFCGQDGGYEFPSPPPYSYRETTTIEEPASNHCGRDLLQQTNIHNLSFLPPAHHHPGHLQTGQAVLPPVHEPVHGWVLLWMLLRTSLCEGLQGCRPLLPLLPVSHL